One genomic segment of Pandoraea thiooxydans includes these proteins:
- a CDS encoding TetR/AcrR family transcriptional regulator encodes MADWHNADKIRAMARTRAENFDDIKLEILTAAAHLFAQKGFRNTNIIEIGAACNASKSRMYHYFPSKEAMLEAMLLDHVNGLLIIARDITASKLSPEEKMRQFVLAHLHYYFGARDRHKVLLADAEYLPEATLNEVRHAEQGLVKQLEALLKELNPKKFASRIDTSTHAMLIYGMLNWTYTWYEPTGKLNLKDLAQKAADMCLHGVL; translated from the coding sequence ATGGCGGATTGGCATAACGCGGATAAGATAAGGGCCATGGCACGGACGCGGGCAGAAAACTTCGACGACATCAAGTTGGAAATCCTTACGGCGGCGGCACACCTGTTTGCGCAGAAGGGTTTCAGAAATACAAACATCATAGAAATCGGGGCCGCGTGCAACGCATCGAAGTCGCGCATGTATCACTACTTTCCGTCGAAAGAAGCGATGCTCGAGGCGATGTTGCTCGACCATGTGAATGGTTTGCTGATCATCGCTCGCGACATCACGGCGTCGAAACTTTCGCCGGAAGAGAAGATGAGGCAGTTTGTGCTTGCGCATTTGCACTACTATTTCGGGGCGCGTGATCGTCACAAAGTACTGCTTGCCGATGCAGAGTATTTGCCGGAAGCCACGCTCAACGAAGTGCGTCATGCAGAGCAGGGTTTGGTCAAGCAACTGGAAGCGCTTCTGAAGGAGCTGAACCCCAAAAAATTTGCGTCCAGGATAGACACGTCGACGCATGCCATGCTGATCTACGGCATGCTTAACTGGACTTACACCTGGTACGAACCCACGGGCAAACTCAACCTGAAGGATCTGGCGCAAAAGGCGGCCGACATGTGCCTTCACGGGGTTCTCTAA
- a CDS encoding porin — MSGKFVKYLAGALIAATSAGSALAQSSVMLYGQVDAWAGAIKTPGQSGTAWTQGGGGMSTSYWGMKGTEDLGNGLKAMFKIEGFFLPQNGQYGRFTGDTTFSRNAYVGLQSDTLGTLTMGRETTPYFVSTILFNPFIDSYTFGPMIYQTFMGASGQGIVGDSGWSNAVAYTTPDFRGLTANLAYAFGNKAGQAGQNKWGGNLLYFHGPFSATLAYQQVKFDNTPGDLNSEIPGFSSQRAVQLGAAYDFKFVKLYGQYQYIKDTITGGNISMNGGQLGVSVPLGTGSVLASYAYAKSTGASDTRRNSWALGYDYPFSKRTDVYAAYFGDHISGLSSGRTYGVGIRTHF, encoded by the coding sequence ATGAGCGGCAAATTTGTGAAATATCTCGCGGGCGCGCTGATTGCGGCGACGTCGGCCGGCAGCGCGCTGGCGCAATCGTCGGTGATGCTGTACGGCCAGGTCGACGCCTGGGCCGGCGCGATCAAGACCCCGGGCCAGTCGGGCACCGCCTGGACGCAGGGCGGCGGCGGCATGTCGACCTCGTACTGGGGGATGAAGGGCACCGAGGATCTCGGCAACGGCCTGAAGGCGATGTTCAAGATCGAAGGGTTCTTCCTGCCGCAAAACGGCCAGTACGGGCGCTTCACCGGCGATACCACCTTCTCGCGCAATGCCTATGTCGGGCTGCAGAGCGACACGCTGGGGACCCTGACGATGGGGCGTGAGACCACGCCGTATTTCGTTTCGACGATTCTCTTCAACCCGTTCATCGACTCGTACACCTTCGGGCCGATGATCTATCAGACGTTCATGGGCGCTTCAGGCCAGGGCATCGTCGGCGACTCCGGCTGGAGCAACGCGGTGGCCTACACGACGCCCGACTTCCGTGGCCTGACGGCGAATCTGGCATACGCATTCGGCAACAAGGCCGGCCAGGCGGGCCAGAACAAATGGGGCGGCAACCTGCTGTATTTCCATGGCCCGTTCTCCGCCACCCTGGCGTACCAGCAGGTCAAGTTCGACAATACGCCGGGCGACCTGAACAGCGAGATCCCGGGCTTCAGCAGCCAGCGCGCCGTGCAACTGGGCGCGGCGTACGACTTCAAATTCGTCAAGCTGTACGGCCAGTATCAGTACATCAAGGACACCATCACCGGCGGCAATATTTCGATGAACGGCGGCCAGTTGGGCGTCTCGGTGCCGCTGGGCACCGGCAGCGTGCTGGCCTCGTATGCCTATGCCAAGAGCACCGGCGCGAGCGATACCCGGCGCAACAGCTGGGCGCTCGGCTATGACTACCCGTTCTCCAAGCGCACCGACGTGTATGCGGCGTACTTCGGCGACCACATCAGCGGCTTGTCGAGCGGCCGCACCTATGGCGTGGGTATTCGCACCCACTTCTGA